One Embleya scabrispora DNA segment encodes these proteins:
- a CDS encoding carboxylate-amine ligase, protein MLKLGIEEEFHVVDLTTKQVVPSARGLLDRLPIGAFVGDRDTASTIRLVGSAHHELGDLRGELVALRGILVQRAAGLHLGALASGTAPLPGRDEPAAAEPTGGRLTCGMFVRVEAEDDEVAARAIAWIMPHVPTLLALSSSSPYWAGRDTGHASWRRHRLDASAPAQAVGGAGASPRKAFHPPLRLSPHAPMLELRVCDAIADVEATVAIAALFRALYRHASRAVVAHRTPPAGSPTIARQAMRHAARSGLAHDLIDPVAAVTRPAATVVRALVAEMAPYLRETDDLDRVETAIERVLTEGTGAARQRGAARAGGPSAAVDRELARTMACVAVTDTAPAPTARLTAHG, encoded by the coding sequence GTGCTCAAGCTGGGTATCGAAGAGGAGTTCCACGTCGTCGACTTGACCACCAAGCAGGTGGTGCCGTCGGCTCGCGGACTTCTGGACCGACTTCCGATCGGCGCCTTCGTCGGGGACCGGGACACCGCTTCGACGATCCGGCTGGTAGGTTCCGCGCACCACGAACTCGGGGACTTGCGCGGCGAGTTGGTCGCCCTTCGGGGCATCCTGGTCCAGCGTGCCGCAGGCCTGCACCTGGGTGCGCTGGCAAGCGGAACCGCGCCCCTGCCCGGCCGGGACGAGCCGGCCGCGGCGGAGCCCACCGGCGGCCGGCTCACCTGCGGCATGTTCGTCCGCGTCGAGGCCGAGGACGACGAGGTGGCGGCTCGGGCGATCGCGTGGATCATGCCGCACGTACCCACGCTGTTGGCGCTGTCGTCGAGTTCGCCGTACTGGGCCGGCCGCGACACCGGTCATGCCAGCTGGCGCCGGCACCGCCTGGACGCCTCGGCCCCGGCGCAGGCGGTGGGCGGCGCCGGCGCTTCCCCCCGGAAGGCGTTCCACCCGCCACTGCGCCTGTCGCCGCACGCGCCCATGCTCGAACTCCGCGTCTGTGACGCCATCGCCGACGTCGAGGCGACCGTCGCGATCGCGGCCCTGTTCCGCGCGCTCTACCGCCACGCCTCCCGTGCCGTCGTCGCGCACCGGACGCCGCCCGCAGGCTCGCCGACGATCGCCCGGCAGGCGATGCGGCACGCGGCGCGCTCCGGGCTCGCGCACGACCTGATCGACCCCGTGGCCGCAGTGACACGTCCTGCGGCCACGGTGGTCCGTGCCCTGGTGGCCGAAATGGCCCCGTACCTGCGCGAGACCGACGACCTCGACCGGGTCGAGACCGCGATCGAGCGGGTGCTCACGGAAGGCACCGGGGCCGCGCGGCAGCGCGGCGCCGCGCGAGCCGGTGGCCCGAGCGCCGCCGTGGACCGGGAGTTGGCCCGCACCATGGCCTGCGTGGCCGTCACCGACACCGCCCCGGCACCCACCGCCCGGCTCACCGCGCACGGTTGA
- a CDS encoding endo-1,3-alpha-glucanase family glycosylhydrolase: MRFRSLKFVLPAFLLVGGAVTFGVASGNSDNSKATVPTTENAYVSQVAPARTHDSQTWLSVCPETCEGVARSERRAFLRFTVAGVPAGARDVRLDLDLYSARTTDTSVQVHKVTGSWSAKTLTWNRQPAFGDEVGSRDGFAAGQVGSIDVSSAFTGNGSYAFALTAAKGAQGVFQSTRAGAAQAPRLSVRWTDPSTPTTGALPFEMPSTAALRASEKKVYAHYFTPYPASLDNKEPNQDYYQRNYLDPAGESGKHAAYGGLLRDRPVPRAPLSGDWQLADMRREIRDATAAGVDGFTVDVLNTTGAHWSRLKTLIKAAESTDPGFTIVPMPDMTSLKDVTPAGLATAMADLASSASVRRLADGRVVISPFKAEQQTPQWWGQFITAMEKSHRIEVALVPVFLNFSANADKYASVSYGFSSWGNRSPNRQGNIRSDIAKAHSLGKIWMQPVAVQDERPNQGIYDEANNTENLRVSWDNTISGGADWVQLTTWNDYSEGTQFAPSANSGHTWVDISDYYLVRLKTGAWPAITRDTAYLTHRVQFAAARPTGGQTKLMTPRAGTNPPRDSVEVLTFLVAPATVNATIGGAGQSYQAAAGVQARLFPLAYGTNSASIARGAATVATVSSAHVVRKDFAAQDLGYRGTSSGRPDAG; the protein is encoded by the coding sequence TTGCGATTTCGTTCGCTCAAATTCGTGTTGCCCGCGTTCCTGTTGGTCGGCGGTGCCGTCACCTTCGGGGTCGCGTCGGGGAACTCGGACAACTCCAAGGCCACGGTGCCCACCACCGAGAACGCCTATGTGAGCCAGGTGGCTCCGGCCAGGACCCACGACTCGCAGACCTGGTTGTCGGTGTGTCCGGAGACCTGCGAGGGGGTCGCGCGCTCCGAGCGTCGCGCCTTCCTTCGGTTCACCGTCGCGGGCGTGCCCGCCGGCGCCCGGGATGTGCGGCTCGATCTGGACCTGTACTCGGCCCGGACCACCGACACTTCCGTACAGGTGCACAAGGTCACCGGTTCCTGGTCGGCGAAGACGCTGACCTGGAACCGGCAGCCGGCGTTCGGGGACGAGGTGGGCTCGCGCGACGGGTTCGCCGCGGGGCAGGTCGGATCCATCGACGTGTCCTCGGCGTTCACCGGCAACGGTTCGTACGCCTTCGCGCTGACCGCGGCCAAGGGTGCGCAGGGCGTCTTCCAGTCCACGCGCGCGGGAGCCGCCCAGGCTCCCCGGCTCTCGGTCCGCTGGACCGATCCGTCCACCCCCACCACCGGGGCGCTGCCCTTCGAGATGCCGTCCACGGCGGCACTGCGCGCGAGCGAGAAGAAGGTGTACGCGCACTACTTCACCCCCTACCCCGCCTCCCTCGACAACAAGGAGCCGAATCAGGACTACTACCAGCGCAATTACCTCGACCCGGCGGGCGAGAGCGGCAAGCACGCCGCCTACGGAGGTCTGCTGCGGGATCGGCCGGTGCCGCGTGCGCCGCTGTCCGGGGATTGGCAACTCGCGGACATGCGGCGGGAGATCCGGGATGCGACCGCGGCCGGTGTGGACGGCTTCACCGTCGACGTACTGAACACCACCGGTGCGCACTGGAGCAGGCTCAAGACGCTGATCAAGGCGGCCGAGAGCACCGATCCCGGCTTCACGATCGTGCCGATGCCGGACATGACCTCGCTCAAGGACGTCACTCCCGCCGGTCTGGCCACGGCGATGGCCGATCTGGCGTCCTCTGCCTCCGTCCGGCGTCTCGCGGACGGTCGGGTGGTGATCTCCCCCTTCAAGGCGGAGCAGCAGACACCGCAGTGGTGGGGGCAGTTCATCACCGCGATGGAGAAGTCCCATCGGATCGAGGTGGCCTTGGTCCCGGTGTTCCTGAACTTCTCGGCGAACGCCGACAAGTACGCCTCGGTCAGCTACGGGTTCTCCAGTTGGGGCAATCGCAGTCCCAACCGCCAGGGCAACATCCGGTCGGACATCGCCAAGGCGCACAGCCTCGGCAAGATCTGGATGCAGCCGGTCGCGGTGCAGGACGAGCGTCCCAACCAGGGGATCTACGACGAGGCGAACAACACCGAGAACCTGCGGGTCTCCTGGGACAACACCATCTCCGGCGGCGCCGACTGGGTGCAACTGACCACCTGGAACGACTACTCCGAGGGCACGCAGTTCGCGCCCTCGGCCAACTCGGGGCACACCTGGGTCGACATCTCGGACTACTACCTGGTCCGGCTCAAGACCGGGGCGTGGCCCGCGATCACCCGGGACACGGCGTATCTCACGCATCGCGTCCAGTTCGCGGCGGCCCGGCCGACGGGCGGTCAGACGAAGTTGATGACCCCCAGGGCGGGGACCAACCCGCCCAGGGACTCGGTGGAGGTGCTCACGTTCCTCGTCGCCCCGGCGACGGTGAACGCGACGATCGGCGGCGCCGGCCAGAGCTACCAGGCCGCCGCCGGTGTGCAGGCGAGGCTGTTCCCGCTCGCCTACGGCACCAACTCGGCGTCGATCGCGCGCGGAGCGGCCACGGTCGCGACGGTCTCCTCCGCACACGTGGTGCGCAAGGACTTCGCCGCGCAGGATCTCGGCTACCGAGGCACGAGCAGCGGCCGGCCCGACGCCGGCTGA
- a CDS encoding LysR family transcriptional regulator encodes MLNPLHLRTLVEVVVTGSFARAARRTGYTASAVSQQIAALERAVGTPLFEREAHGIRPTGMAFTIAERARESIAVLDSLERDIRDVVQGRSGRLRLGTFPTAGERLVPSAVAELTRSHPGAEILLDEAEPDDLLPQVQKGDLDLTLVFAYDLVPRVWPVELTAFPLIEETLVVLVPTGHHALRHADGIDLAALADERWVASRPGTAGATSLFRICAAHMFAPRVAFRSNDYDVVQGLVAAGAGVAIVPGLAYQPREGMVAVPLAQTPSHRRVSALYRTANHNPLLKAALDAFVLAGRGLEGPFVRADESIRSAPGEDEAPTTELEEAV; translated from the coding sequence ATGCTCAACCCCCTGCATCTGCGCACGCTCGTCGAGGTGGTGGTCACCGGATCGTTCGCCCGCGCCGCACGCCGCACCGGATACACGGCCTCCGCCGTGTCCCAACAGATCGCCGCCCTGGAACGCGCGGTGGGCACACCGCTGTTCGAGCGCGAGGCGCACGGGATCCGGCCGACCGGGATGGCCTTCACGATCGCCGAGCGGGCCCGTGAGTCGATCGCCGTACTGGACAGCCTGGAGCGCGACATCCGCGACGTGGTCCAGGGCCGCAGCGGGCGCCTGCGCCTGGGCACCTTCCCCACCGCCGGGGAACGCCTGGTCCCCTCGGCGGTGGCGGAGTTGACCCGTTCGCATCCCGGCGCGGAGATCCTGCTCGACGAGGCCGAGCCCGACGACCTGCTGCCGCAGGTGCAAAAGGGCGACCTGGACCTGACCCTGGTCTTCGCCTACGACCTGGTGCCCCGGGTGTGGCCCGTCGAACTCACGGCGTTCCCGCTGATCGAGGAGACCTTGGTCGTGCTGGTACCGACCGGGCATCACGCGCTGCGCCATGCCGACGGCATCGACCTCGCCGCCCTGGCCGACGAGCGGTGGGTGGCCAGCAGGCCGGGAACCGCGGGCGCCACCAGCCTGTTCCGGATCTGCGCGGCGCACATGTTCGCCCCCAGGGTGGCCTTCCGGAGCAACGACTACGACGTGGTCCAGGGCCTGGTCGCGGCCGGCGCGGGGGTGGCCATCGTGCCCGGCCTGGCCTACCAGCCCCGCGAAGGCATGGTCGCCGTACCTCTGGCGCAGACCCCGTCGCACCGCCGGGTGTCCGCGCTGTATCGCACCGCCAACCACAACCCGCTCCTGAAGGCCGCCCTGGACGCGTTCGTGCTCGCCGGGCGCGGCCTGGAGGGCCCTTTCGTGCGCGCCGACGAGTCGATCCGATCGGCGCCCGGAGAGGACGAGGCGCCGACGACCGAACTCGAGGAGGCGGTCTGA
- a CDS encoding Glu/Leu/Phe/Val family dehydrogenase: protein MSDVLSLMDQWGPEKVVSVSHTRTGMKGVLVIDNTARGMGKGGTRMSPTVTTGEVARLARVMTWKWAAVDLFYGGAKAGIVGDPTGRDKEAVLRAFARALSNEVPAEYVFGLDMGLTEDDAAIIQDELGDRGAAVGTDAVLGGVPYDRLGVTGYGVAEVADALAARIGLTLDGARVVVQGLGAVGSAAVRRFAELGATVVAVSSVHGALCDPAGLDVERLLRLHAEFGDLAVKEYAGGVVQALGSELVVPAEVLVPAALQDVIDEGVAGRITARLVVEGANLPTSPAAQRVLAERGVVVVPDFIANAGGVVAAGFAMDARYSAFRPDAEVIRASVSTKLRENAVRVHEESARRGVTSHEAARALAQERVLAAMRLKGRVAS, encoded by the coding sequence ATGTCGGATGTCCTGTCGCTGATGGATCAGTGGGGGCCGGAGAAGGTCGTCTCCGTGTCACACACCCGAACCGGTATGAAGGGCGTGTTGGTCATCGACAACACCGCCCGTGGGATGGGCAAGGGCGGTACCCGGATGTCCCCCACGGTGACCACCGGCGAAGTGGCCCGGTTGGCCCGGGTGATGACGTGGAAGTGGGCCGCGGTGGACCTCTTCTACGGGGGCGCCAAGGCCGGGATCGTCGGCGATCCCACCGGTCGGGACAAGGAGGCCGTACTGCGGGCGTTCGCCCGGGCGTTGTCGAACGAGGTGCCCGCCGAGTACGTGTTCGGCCTGGACATGGGGCTGACCGAGGACGACGCCGCGATCATCCAGGACGAACTGGGCGACCGCGGGGCCGCGGTGGGCACGGACGCCGTATTGGGCGGGGTGCCCTACGACCGGCTCGGGGTGACCGGGTACGGGGTCGCGGAGGTGGCCGACGCGTTGGCCGCGCGCATCGGCCTGACCCTGGACGGGGCGCGGGTGGTGGTCCAGGGGTTGGGCGCGGTCGGTTCGGCCGCGGTGCGCCGGTTCGCCGAGCTGGGTGCGACGGTGGTCGCGGTCTCCTCCGTGCACGGGGCGTTGTGCGACCCGGCCGGTCTGGACGTCGAGCGCCTGTTGCGCCTGCACGCGGAGTTCGGCGATCTCGCGGTCAAGGAGTACGCCGGCGGGGTGGTGCAGGCATTGGGCTCCGAACTGGTCGTGCCGGCGGAGGTGTTGGTCCCGGCGGCGCTGCAGGACGTGATCGACGAGGGGGTGGCCGGTCGGATCACCGCCCGATTGGTGGTGGAGGGCGCCAATTTGCCCACCTCGCCGGCCGCGCAGCGCGTCCTCGCGGAGCGCGGGGTCGTGGTGGTGCCCGACTTCATCGCGAACGCGGGTGGCGTGGTGGCCGCCGGGTTCGCGATGGACGCGCGGTATTCCGCGTTCCGGCCCGACGCGGAGGTGATCCGGGCGAGCGTGTCCACGAAGTTGCGGGAGAACGCGGTTCGGGTGCACGAGGAGAGCGCGCGTCGTGGGGTCACGTCGCACGAGGCCGCTCGCGCGTTGGCGCAGGAGCGGGTCCTGGCGGCGATGCGGCTGAAGGGACGGGTGGCCTCCTGA